The following nucleotide sequence is from Lacinutrix sp. Hel_I_90.
ATAATTAGAGCATTCAAGAAGTTTCGTAAAATCTGATCTCCACACTCTACATAATTAGGGTGATCTTCTCTTCTAAAAAAAGCACTTAATTCTGTCTTGGTTATTCTAAAATCTACGAGTGCTAATATCTCAACTATGTCTGTATCTCGAAGCTTATGTGCTACTCTTAGCTTTTTAAAAATATCGTTATTTGTCATAATATAAGGTACTGAATATTAACTATTTAAATTCTTGTTTTTTATTTACAGCTGTCAAATTTTTGACAAAAAGCATTTAAATTCGGTGTAAAGCTACTCTTTTTTCGATAAGCGACGCGCTTTCGACGATTATTAATTAGGATTAATGCTTAATTTTACACCATCTAATTTAATCGTCTCACAGTATGCCAAATAGAGTAGAAAAGCTAAGTTTATTATCAGAGATGATAGCTTTTGCTAAAACAGACAAGGAGATCAAGAAAATTGAATATCATTTTCTTATAGGTGTCGCCAAACAATTGGAAGTTTCCCGTGAGGATTTCGATTATTTAATAGAGCATCCCATCAATTATGTAAATTTAAAATCTCATAGTGAGCGCATTGTACAATTTCATCGGTTAGTCCTTTTGATGCATATAGATAAAGAACGCACAAAAGCGGAAATTGTAAAGCTCTATAATTATGGATTAAGAATGGGGCTTAATCACGAATCGATTACAAAAGTATTGTATTTAATGGAAGGTTTTCCCAATATGATAGTGCCCGCAGATGTCTTAATCGATATTTTTAAGGTTCAGTACAATTAAGATTTTAAAATTTTAGCGATATCTGGTTTAAAGTAATTGGGTCCTTTTAATACCTTTCCATCGTTTCTGTAAATAGGCTCTCCATTTTCGCCTAACTTACTCATATTACTGCGCTGTATTTCATTAAACACTTCTTCTATTTTATGTTGCATGCCATGCTCTATAATAGTGCCACATAATATGTATAACATATCACCCAATGCATCTGCAACCTCAACCAGATCATTATTATTTGCGGCTTCGTAATACTCCTCGTTCTCTTCTTTCATTAAGTTGTACCGCAATGTATTCTTTGCTTTTCCTAAATGCGCCTTTGGCGCTTCTAAATGTCCTATTTTAAATGCTGTATGAAAAGCTTTTACTGCTTCTATTTTGTTTTTCATTGAAAATATATTTTTTTTCCGTGACAACGGAAACCTGTTTTTATTTAAATTTTTATAATTTTATTGTCCTAATACTAAAGCCTTGAGACTTGAGAAAAAAACAATGTTGTTTTTCTAATTAAATTACTTTCTTTAGCAACCAAGAAGGGGCACTCCTTTATTCCCATGCAATAAGATGCGAGCGTTTAGAAATATACATCAGTCTTTTTGTTTTTAATTGTTGAATAAATCTAACGCGCCACTCTCTCTAGAGGTATCCTCCATAAAACCCCATCACCAAGACCCATTTTTGTATCCAAAAAACTAGGTCTAATGTCAGTAATATAAATCTTCTCTAATTTATTTCTTTAGTTTTCAAATATAAAGATTCTAAATAATTTATTTGATAGGATTGTAGACAAAATAGGCAGGCGCACAAAAGTTGACTTCTGAAGAAATGGCTATTACACGGCCATCGTTTTGTTTTTCGAACTGCTTAAAAACCAAATTGTAACTGCAAGTGGCTCCAACCACATTCGTTTTATGCGTATTGTATTCTTTTTAAGATACTAAATCTGTTTTTTTTTCAACCAATACCAAAACTACAAATGACCAGGGCTACAGTTTTAACGCTACAGCTATAATTTCAAAAATCCTTTATGACGCTTTAATGTGCTGCACGTTATGCATGTAAACACCAATCCCTTCATAAAATACGCTTTTCTATTAGCAAGCATCTTGTCTTCTTCCTTTAATGGCAGTAGCATACCCGACTTTAATTAAGTATTTTATGACCGTTATTCCTATTCCAGAAGTGGCTCCATAAATTATGGCATTTGGCATTTTAGTAGTATTTTTGAAGTATTGAAACGTTGTCATTTTTATAAAAATTTAAAAGTAAATATATGTTTAGTACAGGACAATTAATATTCGCCATTTGTTTCGCTGTTGTATTTATTATAGCTATCATTTACACTTATAGAAAAGACTTAAAACTTCATAAGCAACATTATAAAGGCACTGTTTGGGTACTCTTAGCTTTTATTGGGTTTATAGCTTTAATAGCTGCTATTAAATTCTTCTTTAAATAGCTCTTTTTAAAATAGGTATTAAGTCTTGTATACTATTATTTTAGTAACTTTGATAAACTAATAAATACCTATAACCAAATGAAAGCCTTAAAATATATTTTCTTCCTTTTTCTTATTGTCATCATAGCCATAGCTATTTATATTGCTGTACAACCTAATGATTATAGCGTGACACGAACGAGAACAATAAAAGCACCTGCCGCTGTGATTTATGAAAATGTAAATGATTATAAAAATTGGGCCTCTTGGTCCTCTTGGTCAGAAAAAGATCCAAATATAAAAATTACACTTCCAGAGCATACAAGTGGACTAGAAGGGTCTTTTTCTTGGGAAGATGCTGATGGCGTGAGCACAATAAAAACCATAGAAGTAAACCCAAATAAAACAATAGAACAGGAAATACAAATTAATGATTACCCTAAGTCTAATGTGACCTGGAAATTCAATCCAAATGCAGATGGATCTACCGATGTCACCAGAACTATTTCTGGCGAAGATTTACCTTTTGGATTTAAACTATCAACCCTTTTAAATGGCTCAATGGAAGAGCAAATTGGTCCTGAATATGAGCATAGCTTAGAAAAACTAGATAGTGTTGTTCAAGTTGATATGAGAAAATACAGCATTATAGTAGATAAAACCCCAACGCAGCACAGTGGTGGTTTTTATGTCTACAATTCTACGGCAACTACTTTTGAAAATTTTCCATCTAAAATGGAAAAGATGCTTCCTGATGTTATGAATTATGCACAAAAAAACAACATCACTATAGCTGGCGCACCTTTTGTGCTCTATCACCAATGGGATGAAGCAAATAATGCCGTAATGTTTTCGTGCTGTATACCTACAGCATCTCGTGTAATTACTACTGGAAGTGATATTCTTACTGGTCAAATTGAGCCTTTTAAGGCCCTAAAAGTAACTTTAACTGGAGACTATGCTAATTTAAAAGAAGCCTGGGAAATGGGTATGGAAGCAATTAAAGAAAGTAGTTTAGAGCAAGATGAAGACGGACCAATGATTGAGGCCTATTTAAATACCCCAATGGAAACACCAAATCCAGCAAATCTTAAAACAGAGATTTATATTGCTGTAAAATAAATTTGTCAAAACAATTCTTAAACAAAAAGCAGTTCTAAATATAGAACTGCTTTTTTAATGAGATTATCTCAAATTAATTGTCATCATTTAGACAGCCTATTTTCTATAGTGTATACAAGAATGCAGGTATAGTAATACTACTTCCTCACATTTAAACCTGTATCCTTAATATAGGAGTCTTATAGCCCACCTACTCTATTTTAGGTTTTCGGTTTTCGCCAAAGTGATACTTCAAAAACAAAGCATTCACTAAATGTATTAATGAATTAGCGATGAAAAGTCAACTTTTAAAATGTTAAAATTGAAGTGGATATTCTAAGTTTTTTATAGAATACCATTAAAAAAAGAGATAATATTGTAACCTTAACTAGTCTTAAGTACGTATGAAAAACCTTTTATTGGTGTTCGTTGGTGGTGGATTTGGTAGTGTCCTTCGCTATCTTATTGGGAAATATTTAAATAGTACGGAAACAGGTATTCCGTATGGTACTTTTGCTGCTAATATTATAGGGAGCTTGTTAATTGGTGTTATTTTAGGAATGGCCTTAAAAAACAACGCCCTCACGCAAAGTCACACCCTGTTATTAGCCACTGGGTTCTGCGGTGGTTTTACAACTTTTTCTACCTTCGCTTACGAAAACCATGTGTTTTTAAAAGCTGGAGATTTTACAAGCTTTGCTATTTACACCATTGCAAGTTTTGTTGTTGGCTTTCTAGCTGTTTTTGCAGGTATGTATTTGGCTAAATAGAATTGCTTTAGTGCTTATCAAAAGCCTTAACTCCTGCATCAATTCTTGTTGCTAAATAATTAGCTCTTGGCACTATAGGACAAGAATACTTATAATTATACGCACAATAGGGATTGTATGCCGTATTAAAGTCTATAATTAGGCTATCATCTTTAGGAATTCTCAAATCAATATAACGCCCACCAGCATAACTTCCATCTCCATTGGTATCATCTAAAAATGGCAGAAAAAGATAGTCTTTGTATTCTTCCTGTTCTATTAATTCTTTTCCCTGATAAACATTTAGTTTATAAGTCACCTCTTTTATCTTAAAAGTTAAGACACCATAAATTCTTTCTAAAGACACTCTACTTGTTGTTGTTTTCATTTTAAAGTATTCGGTATTTGGTGTTCTTTCTAACTTCGCCTTGACTACAAAAGTAGAATCAAACTTAAAAAAATCGAGTCCTACAAAATCCTTTAAGTCTTTAGCCTTAAGAGGTGATTTAGTGGCATCTTTATATTCTGAATTTATCTCTCTTTGGAATTCTGTTTCTCCTAATAAAGGTTGTTTATCTTGAGCACAACTTAATAGTGACGCACACAGTAATAACAGACAGAAAATATTCTTCATTTTAGTTTTTATTAGATTCAAAAATACAACTTATACTAATTTAATCGTCTTCAACCCGTTTAAAAGTTACTTTCAAATTTTCTGGATACATGGTGAAGTCAAAGCGTTCTTTAATCTCATTTAGATTCGATGCTAATTTAAAATCGAAATGCTTACATAAAACAGAGATGAGGACTACCATTTCACTTTTAGCCAGAAACATGCCAGGGCAAAAGCGCGTACCTCCTCCAAAGACTCTCATCACATTTGGCGAGTGGTTTTTATGCATTGGGCATTCACTAACCAGCCAGCGCTCTGGAGAGAAAATATGAGCATTTGAGAAATAGTCTTCTTGAGTTTGTGGCACCTTATTTTGAAGAATAATATTTGTGCCTTTAGGAATAGATAGGTTGTTTATAACCACATCGGCATTCGACTCCATATACATTTGCGGTGTAGTAGGTTTTAGCCGCATGGTTTCTTGAGCGACTGCATCGGCATATTTTAAGAGTTCCAATTGCCTGTAATAACTAGGCACTTCGTCTTTTGGGTATACAGCATGCGCTTCCGCTCTAACTTTATTTACAATTTCTGGGTGTTGTACTAAATAATAAATCGCCCAGGATAGTGAATTTGAGGTGGTATCTTCTCCAGCCAACAGGAGCGTGAAAATATTTCCATAAATTTCGTCATCAGTAAACCTTGCATCTTTATTTTCTAAAAGTAAAGCTTCTAAAAAATGAGCGGGCGATTCGTTTAAGCCAGAGCTTGTTGCCATTTCACGTTTCGCAGTAGCGATACCTTCATAAATGATTTTTTCAATAGCCTTTAATGAACGATCTAGCAACCTATCCTTTTTACTCTTAAAAAACCGCCAAGTAGGTATAGGCGCAGTCAATCGTGCATTAATTATGGGGAAAATAACTTCAAGATGTTCTTGAAAGCCATTGGACTGATTATTTATCGTGTCTAATTTGAGTCCGAAAGCAATTTCAGTAGTAATATCAATAGTAAATGCCATAAACTCCTTTTGAACATCTACGACATTTTCCTTTACCGCATGCTCTTTAAATTTCGCAAGAATGTTTCTTGTTTTATCTTGAATAATGGGATAAAACGATTTTACATTTTTCACATTCAAAGCTTCAGCTATTGGTTTTCTATGACGTTTCCACCGGTCACCTTCAGCATTAAAAACACCGTCTATTCCAATTTCTCTTAGCACTTCATCTATTTTAGAATAACGTATAAATGTCTCTGGTCTTTGTCTCAAGATCTTATTATTAATCTCTGGATTGGCAGAGACTATAAATTCCTTTCCTACAAAATGTATTTTAAACAAATCACCAGATTCTTCAACCCAACGCTCTAATACTTGATGTTTATTATAGGTGTTAAACTGAGGCAAATGCCCTAATAAAAATGCCCTTTTTGGAGATTTTAAATCCTTAATTGTAATTGGTTTTTGGTCTAACATAAATAGCTGATATTGAACTTTTAGAGCTGCCTTATTTTTATTTAACTAAAAATATTCGCTTTCAAAAACACAAGTTAAAACTTTTTTTGTTTAGCTTTGGGACATCAAAAGGAAAAACATGAATTCAGTCATTAAAAATTATAAGCAAAAAACCACTTGTAGAGTTACAAGATGGACTTCTTATATTCTATGATGATCTAAAATATCAACTAATACAATATTAAAAAGTCCAACTTCGTAGTTGGACTTTTTACATTTATATAACCAACCAGACCATTACCGCTATTGCGGAAACCTTATGAAAAAATTATTTAATAACTATATTGATGCTTTTGACGGCTTATCAAAAGAAATATGGTGGCTCGCACTAATTACTTTAATAAATCGTGCGGGTACGATGGTTATTCCGTTTTTATCGATTTACTTAACTGAAGATTTAGATATTTCTATGTCAAATGTTGGCTGGATCATGACTTGTTTTGGTGTTGGCTCATTAATTGGTACCTGGCTTGGTGGAAAACTAACAGATAGTGTTGGCTACTATAAAATCATGGTCTTTAGTTTACTTGCTACTGGCTTTCTATTTATTGGCTTACAGTACTTAACAACCTTTAAATCGCTTTGTATTGGTGTTTTTTTAACCATGTGTGTTGCCGATATGTTTCGGCCTGCATCTTTTGTTGCTATGAGTGCTTATAGTAAACCCGAAAACAAAACACGAAGCGTGACACTCATTCGTTTAGCTATAAACCTTGGTTTTTCAGCTGGACCTGCTATTGGCGGCTTAATTATCACGCACTTAAGTTACGCCGGATTATTTTGGGTTGATGGTATTACTTGTCTGATGGCTACTCTTGTTTTATTTTTTGTATTAAATCCCAAAAAAGCAAAAATACAAGATGCTTTTATTGCCATAAATCCAGAATCGGCATACAAAGACAAACCCTTTTTAATCTTTTTTGTGGCTATGATTCTATTTGCGATTGTATTTTTTCAATACTTTTCTGTAATGCCTATTTATTATCGAGAAGCACACCAATTAAGCGAGTTGCAAGTAGGGCTTATTCTAGGTGGAAATGGACTCTTTATTTTTCTGTTTGAAATGCCTTTAATTAAATGGCTGGAGAAAACAAAATACACAAAAATTGGTCTTATTTTATTCGGAGCCTTATTAACAGGTTTGAGTTTATTAGTACTCAACCTAACGCCCTGGTCTGGTATTTTAATTATTGGTATGTTATTAATGACAATAGGAGAAATGATTGCTTTTCCTTTCGCAAATGGGTTTGCAATAGATAGAGCAAAACGCGGCAAACAAGGTGAGTTTATGGCGATGTATGCGATGGCTTTTTCTGTGGGTAGTATTTTTGGCCATAATATTGGTTTGCAATTAGCCGAAAACTTAGGCTTTGATAATACCTGGACAATTATGACGGTGCTTGCTGGTTTATGTGTTTTATTACTATTTAGTTTAAAATTATATATGAATAAAAATAGTCTTTAGATGACTTTGACTTAAGTTATACCAATAGTAAACACGATCAAAGCAGTTGCCTTTTATGTTTTACTAAGTTTGACAGTTAGTATTGATGCTTTAGCAAAACAGGCGCGTTTTTAATGGCCAGATATGAACATCACATGTTCACTTCATGAAATTGAAAACTCATGTTCATCCAACTATTAGATACTAATTAAAATAAGTATCTTAACTTTTTAAAAAATAAAAATTGAAACAGAATAAAGATATCATTATTATTGGAGCAGGACCTATTGGTATTACTTGTGCCTTAGAATGCGAGAAAAGACAATGGGATTACAAGGTTTTAGAAAAAGGAGCACTTACCAACTCACTATTCAATTACCCTAGAAACATGACCTTCTTTTCAACTTCTGAAAAATTAGAGATTGACGCCATTCCTTTTATTAGTAATCAGCCAAAACCCACTAGAAACGAAGCCTTAGAATATTATAGGCGTGTGGTTACCTCTAATGCTCTGAACATATCATTATACGAAAATGTAAAAAAAATCGATAAAAAGGAAAACCACTTTCATATTAAAACAAACAAAATAGAATATACCTCTAAATATGTCATTATTGCCACTGGTTTTTACGACATCCCTAATTTATTAAATATTCCTGGAGAACTGCTTCCAAAAGTAACACACTATTATAAAGAAGCACACAACTACGCCTTGCAAGATGTGGTTGTCGTTGGTGCGAGTAATTCGGCAGTAGACGCCGCTTTGGAAATATGGCGTAAAGGCGGAAAAGTAACTATGGTAATTAGAGGAAAACAAATTGGTGAGCGCGTTAAATATTGGGTACGACCAGATATCATTAACCGTATTAAAGAAGGAAGTATAACTGCCTTTTTTGATTCTGAAATCAGCGAAATACATGCTGATAGTGTCGTGATTAAAACCAACACTAAAAAAATCACACTTTCAAACGATTACGTCATTGCGCTTACAGGATATCTTCCGGATTTCGATTTATTACAACATTGTGGTATTAAGCTCTCTAAGGATAACAAAAGAATTCCTGAATACACTCCAGAAACAATGGAATCCAATATCAATGGCTTATACCTTGCCGGTGTTATTTGCGGAGGCCAAGAAACACACAAATGGTTTATTGAAAACTCTAGAATACACGCAAAAAAAATTGCTCAAGCTATAGCCAATAGGCTTTAAAACCTTGTTCACAAAACATAAGCTCCTAAATTCTTCTGTATTTTTTAACCTAAATACTATAGTATCATTTAAAACTCATGGAAATTTATTTTTAAGAATACTTCTCCTTATTAGTCTATTTTACTGGCAGCATTTGGATTGAAGTCTCTTGCTTTAAGATACCTCCTCTTTAATTTAATACAGAAAACTCAATGTTAGAATCATTAAACACCGTATGTGTCTGATTTTTAAAGTCACTTTCTTTGGCTTTATAAATATTGGGTACAAATGTTTGTGGATTCAAATCAATTAGTGGAAACCAGGTGCTCTGCACTTGTACTTGCAATTTGTGCCCTGCTTTAATGGTATGAAACACATCTTGCAACTTAATGGTTACCTCCGTTTTCTTATTTGGTACAAACGGTTCTGGCTTTTCAAAACTATTTCTAAAACGCCCTCGCATGACTTCACTACGTACCATCATATGATAATTACTTAGCTTTAAATGATCTTGCATCCCATCTTCTTGTTCTTCAATAGCTGAAGGATGTACATCAATGATTTTTACAATCCAATCCGCAGCTGTTCCTGTGGTTGCCACATTTAAATGGGCCAAAATATCTCCAGCTAAAGTCATATCTTTTTCTAACACATTGGTTTCAAAAACCAGTACATCTGGACGTCTTGCAGCAAAGCGCTGATCGTCTGTCATGTATTTCCTAGGTGTAAAAACCGTTTTTATATCTTCAGAATAAGGTACAGGACGTTTTAAGTCACTCACAAAAACTTCTTTTGTAGCTCCGTTTTTAGAAAAGGCTAGTTCCTGATTCGCATTTAAATACATTTTTTGTTTTGAAATCGCTCTTGGTGGCCAAGCTTCAAAACTACGCCATGTTTTTTTTCCTGAATCGAATACGTACGCTTCTGGTAATCCTGAATTTTGACTACCATCGCCTTTTAAAAAGTGATTAAAAAATTTAGTCTCCACATCCCTTTGGAATTTTAATGAAATCGAATCTCCAAAAAAGTAATTCCCAACATAATTTTTAACATCGGTTTTTGCCCAACGTCCATGATCCCAAGGCCCAAATACAATGGTATTATAATTATCTGGGTTATTTTTTTCAATGGTTTTATACGTTTCCAAAGGGCCATATAAATCTTCCGCATCATAAAACCCGCCAACTATCATAGTCGCAACAGATGATTTTATATTTTTTAAATGCTGGATTAATCCTTTCGGTTTCCAAACACTATCATAGTTTGGGTGATTTATTATTTCTTTCCAGAACACGTCGTCAATTTTATCAGATTTTGAAACAGATACATCGTCTGGTTTTTCGTACTGAAAATAGCTGTTTAAATTGCTTAAAGGACCTGCATCTAAAAAAAATTGGTATTGATCTTCGGTCCCTAAATCTGGTGATTTATACCAGACAGAATCTGTGGGTTTATTTTTCTCCGTTCCAAATAGTGATATTACTTTAAAATAACTCAATAAAAAAGCGCCGTTATGATGAAAGTCATCAAAAAAGAAATCGCCAATACACGCTTGAGGCGAAGCTGCTTTTAAGGCTGGGTGGGCATCTATTGTGGAATAGGTTGAATAAAACCCGGGATAACTAATGCCCCAGGTACCAACACGCCCATTATTATTTTCAACATTATTAATCAACCATTCTATGGTATCATAAGTGTCTGACGACTCATCAATATCCTTATCCCCTTTTTTATTCGGAATGTAAGCGCGCATATTATCGTAAACACCTTCACTCAACCAACGGCCACGCACATCTTGGTAAACGATAATGTTACCTTCTTTCATTAAGTGACTATTGGGCCCAATGTTTTCCATAAATTCATTCTCGCCATAGGGCTGACTGCTGTATGGCGTTCGCATCATTAAAATAGGATACGTTTCACTGGTGTCTTTAGGAGAATAAATAGTAGTATGCAACTTAATCCCATCACGCATTGTTATTGCGACTTCCTGCTTCCTGTAGTGATCTTGAACATAAGTTTCTTTTTCTTCTGTTTCTGTTTTTATGTCTGAAGTTTCAACTTTTTTGTCTTTTTTGCAAGCAGTTAAAAGCAATATTAAAATGAAGGCGTACTTAAAAAGGTTTTTCATGAGTAGAATTAATTGTTTATGACGGACTAAATTTACAAAAACAATTGTCTATTTCCTTCTTATGAAAAAAATCGTTGTGTTTTTTTATAGTGCGATAGTTTTAAGCTTAGTAAGCTACTCCCGAATACGTTAAAAAAAACGAAGCATATAGCTCTTAATCGCAAGGATTGATATGGAAGACCAGTGGGAACAATTGCCTGTTTTTATATCAGCGGAAGTCATTTACGAAATGGTAGAACATTTAGTAAAATTATTTAAAATACAGCTATTGATTTAGAGGCTGCTATCTTTTTTAATTCAAGTGCTTTGTTGAGATAATTAAAATTAGTACTTAGATCTCTTAAATCATTTTAATCTAAGGATAATACGAAAGCCTTTTAAGGCTTTTTTATTGCTTTATTTTTAACTACATGAGACAATACAATTTGTGTTTTTGTTTCGCCGTAAACTATTAATTGGTCTATAAAATTTTCTAAATGTTTTTGGTTTTTTAATACCACTTCCATAACGATATTTTCGTTTCCTGTAATGCGATAGCAGTTAACCACTTCATCATAGGTTTTTACTTTTTCTAAAAAAGGTTTTAGTTTGCCCATAAAAGCCCTTAAGGTAATTAGTGCTTTTAGTTGATAACCAGCTTCAAAAGACGAAATTGTAGTATGGTAATTCTCTATCACCCCTAAATCTTCCATCTTTTTTATACGTTCGGAAACTGCAGGCGAACTTACACCTACTTTACGTCCAATTTCTGTATTAGACATCCTCGCATTTTCCTGTAAACAGCTTAAAATCTTCCAGTTAAGTGCATCTATGTTCATTTAAAATAAAATCAGTTTAAAAAAATCAAAATCTAAAGCAAATATACATATTTACTTTAAAACTTAAAGAAGAAGCTCGTTTCTTGTCATTACTTTTGGTTAAAACCTAAAATAAAATGTCTGCAAATATGTCTTCGCCTTTTTCTGAATTGCCTATCTACAAAAAGGCTATGGAAATTTTTGTGCTATCACGAAGCATTTGCACGTATTTGAATCAAGATCTAGCCTATTTAAAATCTGATGGATCTGAAGATGAACATATTTATTTTTCGGGAGATATTGTCCAACAGTCAGTCTCTTTGGCACCTGAAATTCTTAGGGCAGTATCTGAACATTGCTACCATAAGAAACAAAAACACATTGCTACTTTAGAACGCTTAACCAATGCCTTACATCGTAATTGTAACCGTTTGGAAAAATCTAAAAGTAATGGAAGAGATTATTTCCCTATTTTAAGAAAAGAGCTTAATAAATTCAATAGAATAAAGCGGAATTGGGTATTGACGCTCTAATTAAAGTCAGGTTTCAAAAAATAGACATAAGATCCTAATAAACAGTTGTAACATATTCAAATTAAGTCTAGAGATTATTCTTCATATTTACTTTTGGGCAAGTAGTAATGCCAATTTTTTTTATAAACTTTTATTTTAGTCTGAGTTAAGAATTTATTACTCTTACCATTCAATGACTTAAAAAAAGGCTAATAAAACGTGATCTCTTTTGAATTATTTGAGTTTTAAAAAAATCCCCTAGAATAAAAAAAGCAAAACCATAATTGGTTTTGCTTTTTTTATTAATAGTAGCTGTTCTTAATTACCTACCTACTATATTATTAATATCATTCATTACACTAATATGTCTAAAATCTGGAGTATATTTCAACTTTGGATTTATGAAAAAATCATCAATTTTATCATCTGTAACTCTCACATTATGCATTGAATAATTATAATTCTCTACTGGTAAATCATGTATTTCATTATCGAAATTGAGACTAAAATCATTCTTACAATGACTTATTCTAACGTCCTTTAATTTCACAAATTCTTCGAGCTCCTCTAAAATAAATATATCATTAACGACTATAAAATCTCTAAAGCCATATATATTGCCATTAATAAGATTTAAATAACTGTCTTTTTCTAGATAAATAGCCTCCTTAACTAAGCCTTGATCATTATCCTGCATGTTAACCAAAGTTAAATTATTTGCTTTTACGTTCGTTTTATTTTTTGAAGGATCAAAATTTTTAATTTGATCATAACTATCAATCTCAATAGCTCTAGGTGAGTCGTTTCCTGAAGCATATGGACTTCT
It contains:
- a CDS encoding CocE/NonD family hydrolase, with product MKNLFKYAFILILLLTACKKDKKVETSDIKTETEEKETYVQDHYRKQEVAITMRDGIKLHTTIYSPKDTSETYPILMMRTPYSSQPYGENEFMENIGPNSHLMKEGNIIVYQDVRGRWLSEGVYDNMRAYIPNKKGDKDIDESSDTYDTIEWLINNVENNNGRVGTWGISYPGFYSTYSTIDAHPALKAASPQACIGDFFFDDFHHNGAFLLSYFKVISLFGTEKNKPTDSVWYKSPDLGTEDQYQFFLDAGPLSNLNSYFQYEKPDDVSVSKSDKIDDVFWKEIINHPNYDSVWKPKGLIQHLKNIKSSVATMIVGGFYDAEDLYGPLETYKTIEKNNPDNYNTIVFGPWDHGRWAKTDVKNYVGNYFFGDSISLKFQRDVETKFFNHFLKGDGSQNSGLPEAYVFDSGKKTWRSFEAWPPRAISKQKMYLNANQELAFSKNGATKEVFVSDLKRPVPYSEDIKTVFTPRKYMTDDQRFAARRPDVLVFETNVLEKDMTLAGDILAHLNVATTGTAADWIVKIIDVHPSAIEEQEDGMQDHLKLSNYHMMVRSEVMRGRFRNSFEKPEPFVPNKKTEVTIKLQDVFHTIKAGHKLQVQVQSTWFPLIDLNPQTFVPNIYKAKESDFKNQTHTVFNDSNIEFSVLN
- a CDS encoding Lrp/AsnC family transcriptional regulator; protein product: MNIDALNWKILSCLQENARMSNTEIGRKVGVSSPAVSERIKKMEDLGVIENYHTTISSFEAGYQLKALITLRAFMGKLKPFLEKVKTYDEVVNCYRITGNENIVMEVVLKNQKHLENFIDQLIVYGETKTQIVLSHVVKNKAIKKP